From Streptomyces sp. NBC_01460, a single genomic window includes:
- a CDS encoding DUF192 domain-containing protein: MGKWRNGSGTLTVGSDTEVREVPLRIAASYRARARGLLGVDGVDGALLITPCGSVHTFRMRFTIDVAYLDRKFGVLAVRTMKPGRLGLPRLRARHVVEAEAGAMERWGLRPGTRVRVSVPATEVSPPVP; the protein is encoded by the coding sequence ATGGGGAAATGGCGCAACGGCAGCGGGACACTGACGGTCGGGTCGGACACGGAGGTGCGGGAGGTGCCGCTGCGCATAGCGGCCTCCTACCGGGCGCGGGCGCGCGGACTGCTCGGTGTGGACGGCGTCGACGGCGCCCTGCTGATCACCCCGTGCGGGAGCGTGCACACCTTCCGGATGCGGTTCACCATCGATGTGGCGTACTTGGACCGGAAGTTCGGCGTCCTGGCGGTACGCACGATGAAGCCGGGACGGCTCGGGCTGCCCAGGCTCCGCGCCCGGCACGTGGTGGAGGCGGAGGCCGGGGCGATGGAGCGGTGGGGCCTGCGGCCCGGGACGCGGGTGCGGGTCTCCGTACCGGCTACGGAAGTTTCGCCGCCTGTGCCGTGA
- a CDS encoding A24 family peptidase, translated as MDATLLAVAALWGVTAGLLLPRAAYRFSVEPEEPWRDACPAGHALTGPAGGWLGPTRCGACAVAVPTLPGGATPQAPPPPRPGRYAPAVVAPVVTVLACVALAAATGLRPEAVVWLLLAPVAVLLAVIDRRVHRLPDTLTLPLAGAAAVLLGGAALLPEHGGSWTSALLGGAALGGFYFLLFLINPNGMGFGDVKLALPLGVALGWYGWAVLCAGGFAGFLFGALYGAGLMLARRAGRRTGIPFGPFMIAGALVGLLFGGLAA; from the coding sequence GTGGACGCCACCCTGCTTGCGGTCGCCGCGCTCTGGGGCGTGACCGCCGGACTGCTGCTCCCACGCGCCGCCTACCGCTTCTCCGTCGAGCCCGAGGAGCCCTGGCGGGACGCGTGCCCGGCCGGACACGCGCTCACGGGGCCGGCCGGGGGCTGGCTCGGCCCGACCCGCTGCGGCGCCTGCGCCGTGGCCGTCCCCACGCTCCCGGGAGGCGCGACACCGCAGGCCCCTCCGCCGCCCCGGCCCGGCCGTTACGCGCCCGCCGTCGTCGCCCCGGTGGTCACGGTGCTCGCCTGCGTCGCCCTGGCCGCGGCCACCGGCCTCCGGCCCGAGGCCGTCGTCTGGCTGCTGCTGGCCCCCGTCGCGGTGCTCCTCGCCGTCATCGACCGCCGTGTCCACCGGCTCCCCGACACGCTGACGCTGCCCCTGGCCGGCGCCGCCGCCGTGCTCCTGGGGGGCGCGGCCCTGCTGCCCGAGCACGGCGGATCCTGGACGTCCGCCCTCCTCGGCGGAGCGGCGCTCGGCGGCTTCTACTTCCTGCTCTTCCTGATCAACCCGAACGGCATGGGCTTCGGCGACGTGAAGCTCGCCCTCCCCCTCGGTGTGGCCCTCGGCTGGTACGGCTGGGCGGTGCTCTGCGCGGGGGGCTTCGCCGGGTTCCTCTTCGGCGCGCTCTACGGCGCCGGACTGATGCTGGCGCGACGCGCCGGACGCAGGACGGGCATCCCGTTCGGCCCGTTCATGATCGCGGGAGCGCTGGTCGGCCTGCTGTTCGGGGGCCTCGCTGCCTGA
- a CDS encoding class I SAM-dependent methyltransferase, with amino-acid sequence MTGSSAPFVPSASDARFEALVAEADAASVDGWDFSWFEGRATEERPSWGYARAMADRLARARAALDIQTGGGEVLASAPVLAPLTVATESWPPNVARATALLHPRGAVVVADSDEPPLPFADGAFDLVVSRHPVTTWWAEIARVLAPGGTYFSQQVGRESVFELVEYFLGPRSAEERGARDPQAAREDAEAAGLEVRDLRAERLRIEFLDIGAVVHFLRKVIWMVPGFTVGAYLPQLRSLHRRIEREGPFVAHSARFLIEARKPEESPTGLR; translated from the coding sequence ATGACCGGATCTTCGGCGCCCTTCGTCCCCTCCGCTTCCGACGCGCGCTTCGAGGCCCTCGTCGCGGAGGCCGACGCCGCCTCCGTCGACGGCTGGGACTTCTCGTGGTTCGAGGGGCGGGCCACCGAGGAGCGTCCGTCCTGGGGGTACGCGCGCGCCATGGCGGACCGGCTGGCGCGGGCGCGTGCCGCGCTCGACATCCAGACCGGGGGAGGGGAGGTGCTCGCCTCCGCGCCGGTGCTGGCGCCGCTGACCGTGGCCACCGAGTCGTGGCCGCCGAACGTCGCCCGTGCCACCGCCCTGCTCCATCCGCGCGGCGCCGTCGTCGTCGCGGACTCCGACGAGCCGCCGCTGCCCTTCGCGGACGGTGCCTTCGACCTGGTGGTGAGCAGGCACCCGGTGACGACCTGGTGGGCCGAGATCGCCCGGGTCCTGGCCCCCGGGGGCACGTACTTCTCCCAGCAGGTCGGCAGGGAGAGCGTGTTCGAGCTCGTCGAGTACTTCCTCGGCCCGCGGTCCGCCGAGGAGCGCGGTGCCCGGGATCCGCAGGCTGCGCGGGAGGACGCCGAGGCGGCCGGGCTGGAGGTGAGGGACCTGCGCGCCGAGCGGCTCCGGATCGAGTTCCTCGACATCGGCGCCGTCGTCCACTTCCTGCGCAAGGTCATCTGGATGGTGCCCGGATTCACCGTGGGTGCCTACCTTCCCCAACTGCGTTCACTGCACCGCCGGATCGAGCGGGAGGGGCCGTTCGTCGCCCACAGCGCCCGCTTCCTGATCGAGGCGCGCAAGCCGGAGGAATCGCCAACGGGCCTGCGCTGA